A genome region from Sphingomonas sp. BGYR3 includes the following:
- a CDS encoding nucleotidyltransferase domain-containing protein: MTDDGEDPIAPDVRREIERRLSAIEAAERVRVLMAVESGSRAWGFPSPDSDFDVRFLYVRPRDWYLSLVPGRDVIEQPILDDIDLNGWDVRKGLGLLLKSNAVISEWIESPIRYRPDDPVIAALAALADAVLDPRALAHHYASSGRRAADRWLGGSDAVPVKRYFYALRPALAIRALRLNPGTRPPMNLQALVAVSDLPAAIADQIVELVQAKARTNEQANGLRRPDLDTLIARELDQAGELAPRTMRDDFASRANALFLELVNQ; the protein is encoded by the coding sequence TTGACGGACGATGGCGAAGATCCGATCGCACCCGATGTGCGGCGCGAAATCGAACGCCGGCTGTCTGCGATCGAGGCAGCGGAACGGGTGCGCGTCCTTATGGCCGTCGAGTCCGGTTCGCGCGCCTGGGGTTTTCCGTCGCCGGACAGCGATTTCGACGTGCGGTTCCTCTATGTCCGGCCGCGCGACTGGTATCTGTCGCTGGTGCCGGGCCGGGATGTGATCGAGCAACCGATCCTGGACGACATCGACCTGAATGGCTGGGACGTCCGCAAGGGGCTGGGCCTGTTGCTGAAGTCGAACGCGGTCATCAGCGAGTGGATCGAATCGCCCATCCGATACAGGCCGGACGATCCGGTCATCGCTGCGCTTGCCGCACTGGCGGACGCCGTTCTCGATCCCCGCGCGCTTGCCCATCATTATGCGAGTTCGGGTCGGCGGGCGGCGGATCGGTGGTTGGGCGGCAGCGACGCGGTGCCCGTGAAGCGATATTTCTATGCGTTGCGCCCGGCGCTTGCGATCCGCGCGCTGCGCCTGAATCCGGGTACACGGCCGCCGATGAACCTGCAGGCGCTGGTCGCGGTCAGCGACCTTCCGGCTGCAATAGCCGACCAGATCGTGGAGCTTGTCCAAGCCAAGGCCCGCACGAATGAGCAGGCCAATGGCCTGCGCCGACCGGACCTCGACACGCTGATCGCGCGCGAACTGGACCAAGCCGGGGAACTGGCGCCACGAACGATGCGCGATGATTTTGCTTCACGCGCGAATGCACTTTTTCTGGAATTGGTGAACCAATGA
- a CDS encoding AAA family ATPase, whose translation MSEWIFVRRMARRIGVAGDKRLSGALDEWASTHGDWLGMGEERDWRGALDRLDEDRTDPVPHVIAVADVLAAALALDPLDGDLLRLLVAADRLPRFAGLVRLWSESGRNLPALLGELAGLSPVDADRGIRRSAVMRLGLVRFYTNRQGVVEVDVQWPLERLLDRAAPDAASVIGALIGPAQAARLTLGDFGHVPDAAFLVRLLRGAVAEGAVGINVLIHGPPGTGKTELALTIAAAAGCAVHCVGEVDDDGAEPSRYERVSALQLAHRVLGPGADAILLFDEMEDLIGDARPGDGDWVRGRQGSKVFVNRMLETNPVPVIWTTNAIGNVDAAILRRMSFIVRFGMPTAGARRRMLDRIGAEEGVDPGAPMAALLDRVPEAATVLRVAARAGRLTGEAADCTTAATALVRALRGGELPDGEARPIDPDLFESDLPLPGLIDRLASGGGSDVSILLTGPPGTGKTALARHLARAIDRPMVVQRSSDLLSRWVGGTERAIADAFAHARDQGHVLFFDEADSLLFDRTTASHSWEAGQVNEMLTWLDRHPLPVIAATNHVHRLDPAVLRRFVFKIDLRPLGAARSRIAFERYFGMAAPPSLSGVAGLTLGDFGAVARQLRHAPASDADMIVERLREEAGWRPDGAPLGF comes from the coding sequence ATGAGCGAATGGATTTTCGTCCGGCGCATGGCGCGCCGGATCGGCGTCGCGGGCGACAAGCGCCTGAGCGGCGCGCTTGACGAATGGGCATCGACCCATGGCGACTGGCTCGGCATGGGCGAGGAGCGGGATTGGCGCGGGGCGCTCGACCGGCTGGACGAAGACCGGACCGATCCGGTGCCGCACGTGATCGCGGTGGCCGATGTGCTGGCGGCGGCGCTGGCGCTGGATCCGCTCGATGGCGACCTGCTGCGCCTGCTGGTGGCGGCAGATCGCCTGCCGCGCTTTGCCGGCCTAGTGCGGCTGTGGAGCGAATCGGGCCGCAACCTGCCCGCGCTGCTCGGCGAACTGGCGGGTCTTTCGCCGGTCGATGCCGATCGGGGCATCCGGCGATCGGCGGTCATGCGCCTTGGCCTGGTGCGGTTCTATACCAACCGGCAGGGGGTGGTCGAAGTCGATGTCCAGTGGCCGCTGGAACGGCTGCTGGATCGTGCGGCGCCGGATGCCGCATCGGTGATCGGCGCTCTGATCGGACCTGCGCAGGCCGCGCGGCTTACGCTCGGCGATTTTGGCCATGTGCCCGATGCGGCGTTTCTGGTCCGCCTGTTGCGCGGAGCCGTGGCGGAGGGCGCGGTAGGGATCAACGTGCTGATCCACGGGCCGCCGGGGACCGGCAAGACTGAGCTGGCGCTGACCATCGCGGCGGCGGCGGGATGCGCGGTGCATTGCGTCGGCGAGGTGGACGATGACGGGGCCGAACCGTCCCGGTACGAACGGGTCAGCGCGCTGCAGCTGGCCCATCGCGTGCTTGGCCCCGGCGCCGATGCGATCCTGCTGTTCGACGAAATGGAGGACCTTATCGGCGATGCCCGGCCGGGCGATGGCGACTGGGTGCGCGGGCGGCAGGGCAGCAAGGTGTTCGTCAACCGGATGCTGGAAACCAACCCGGTGCCCGTCATCTGGACCACCAATGCCATTGGCAATGTCGATGCCGCGATCCTGCGCCGGATGAGCTTTATCGTGCGGTTCGGGATGCCGACCGCCGGTGCGCGCCGGCGGATGCTGGACCGGATCGGGGCAGAGGAGGGGGTCGATCCCGGCGCCCCGATGGCGGCATTGCTCGACCGGGTGCCGGAGGCGGCGACCGTGCTGCGCGTGGCGGCGCGGGCCGGGCGGCTGACGGGCGAGGCGGCGGATTGCACGACGGCCGCGACGGCGCTGGTCCGGGCGCTGCGCGGCGGCGAATTGCCCGATGGCGAAGCCCGGCCGATCGATCCGGACCTGTTCGAAAGCGACCTGCCGCTGCCGGGGTTGATTGACCGGCTGGCCAGCGGAGGCGGCAGCGACGTCTCGATCCTGCTGACCGGGCCGCCGGGCACGGGCAAGACCGCGCTTGCCCGGCATCTGGCGCGGGCGATCGACCGGCCGATGGTCGTGCAGCGTTCGTCGGACCTGCTGTCCCGATGGGTCGGCGGGACCGAACGCGCGATTGCCGATGCGTTCGCCCATGCGCGCGATCAGGGCCATGTCCTGTTTTTTGACGAGGCGGATTCGCTGTTGTTCGACCGGACGACGGCGTCCCATTCATGGGAAGCGGGGCAGGTGAACGAGATGCTGACCTGGCTGGACCGGCACCCGTTGCCGGTGATCGCCGCGACCAATCACGTGCATCGGCTGGACCCGGCGGTGCTGCGGCGGTTCGTGTTCAAGATCGACCTGAGGCCGCTGGGCGCGGCGCGCAGCCGGATCGCGTTCGAACGCTATTTCGGCATGGCGGCCCCGCCGTCCCTGAGCGGCGTGGCAGGGCTGACCCTGGGCGATTTCGGAGCGGTTGCGCGGCAGTTGCGCCATGCGCCGGCCAGCGACGCCGACATGATCGTAGAGCGATTGCGCGAGGAGGCGGGCTGGCGGCCGGACGGCGCTCCGCTAGGCTTCTGA
- a CDS encoding HNH endonuclease has translation MECIYCQKSRQFSDEHVLSRALAGGGEDWMLIDTVCSVCNALFSRFERAWTGAPGIAIMRIAFGPAGRTRRGQAYQFHPSEMMFLEAADDPVAYEVDILPGVAPRLRYQVIATDTDVFPVVSSNDDVARFEAAWNEFIRNPEVTIQKVQIAGAAVYKVARLTLHGEPAIVGVDRRSKPAAAWWDTFGDGFHRSRDSRMSLDPFGRIRFRTRRFRDIPVLLGRIFAAGEIGSSGRVYGAGEYRIACRELYEKNKVERAVAKTLVNYMIDKVGLSYARDAAFRPLLDYCIGGPDPHQNGPFVGFVPGPIGIGSFDGLSVERHGLALASDGERVGGFLKLYGGSFVYRVHLGRSPDSRAFVHTTSIDYNGPGRVSA, from the coding sequence ATGGAATGTATCTACTGCCAGAAGTCGCGTCAGTTCTCCGACGAGCATGTGTTGAGCCGCGCTCTGGCAGGAGGCGGCGAGGACTGGATGCTCATCGACACCGTCTGTTCTGTGTGCAACGCCCTGTTCTCGCGGTTTGAACGGGCATGGACGGGGGCACCGGGCATTGCGATAATGCGGATCGCTTTCGGCCCGGCAGGCCGTACCCGCAGAGGTCAAGCCTATCAGTTCCACCCTTCGGAAATGATGTTCCTTGAGGCTGCTGACGATCCCGTGGCCTATGAGGTCGATATTCTGCCCGGCGTCGCGCCACGTCTCCGCTATCAGGTCATCGCTACGGACACCGATGTGTTTCCGGTCGTCAGCAGCAACGACGATGTGGCACGCTTCGAGGCAGCATGGAACGAGTTTATCAGAAACCCCGAGGTCACGATCCAGAAGGTCCAGATCGCTGGCGCGGCGGTCTACAAGGTAGCGCGACTCACCTTGCACGGCGAGCCAGCGATTGTTGGAGTAGATCGTCGATCCAAGCCCGCCGCCGCATGGTGGGACACATTCGGCGATGGTTTCCATCGGTCGCGAGATTCGCGCATGTCACTCGATCCGTTCGGGCGGATAAGATTCCGGACGCGCCGATTCCGGGACATACCCGTACTGCTCGGTCGAATCTTCGCGGCGGGCGAAATCGGCAGTTCAGGCCGAGTTTATGGGGCCGGTGAATACCGGATCGCGTGCCGTGAGCTGTACGAGAAGAATAAGGTTGAGCGAGCCGTCGCCAAGACGCTCGTCAATTACATGATCGATAAGGTTGGGCTGTCGTATGCGCGCGATGCCGCGTTTCGGCCGCTTCTGGACTATTGCATCGGCGGCCCCGACCCCCATCAAAACGGACCGTTTGTCGGCTTCGTCCCCGGCCCAATCGGGATCGGCAGTTTCGACGGGCTTTCCGTCGAACGCCACGGTCTTGCGCTCGCGTCTGACGGCGAGCGGGTTGGCGGCTTTCTCAAGCTGTATGGGGGCAGCTTTGTTTACAGAGTTCATCTTGGTCGGTCCCCGGATAGCCGCGCGTTCGTCCACACGACGTCGATTGACTATAACGGCCCAGGCCGGGTGTCAGCCTGA
- the rtcA gene encoding RNA 3'-terminal phosphate cyclase, which yields MIIIDGSEGEGGGQIVRNACALSLVTGQPFRIVNARARREKPGLMRQHVTAIEAAAAIGNAGVEGAMVGSDAFTFTPGTVVPGTYHFAVGTAGSTGLVLQTVLMPLLLAGGPSHLILEGGTHNMMAPPFEFIANAFLPVIRRMGARVEMRLVRHGFYPRGGGRIEVDIYPAPLVPIDCLDRGALLRVSGAALFAGLPADIAARELATARKLLPDWPEDAFALRQLPEACGPGNILLLEAAFEHGAEVVAGFGRLGVSAESLARTAAQRMAGFLASDAFAGPYLADQLLLPFALAGSGTFTTVKPSQHSLTAADVIGRFLPVRPQFVQQADGTHRMMLN from the coding sequence ATGATCATCATCGACGGATCAGAAGGCGAAGGCGGCGGGCAGATCGTGCGCAATGCGTGTGCGCTATCGCTGGTTACCGGCCAGCCGTTTCGCATCGTCAATGCGCGGGCGCGGCGGGAAAAGCCGGGCCTGATGCGGCAGCACGTCACCGCGATCGAGGCGGCGGCCGCCATCGGCAATGCCGGTGTCGAGGGCGCCATGGTGGGCAGCGATGCCTTTACCTTCACGCCCGGAACCGTGGTGCCCGGCACCTATCACTTCGCCGTGGGGACGGCGGGGTCGACCGGTCTGGTGCTGCAGACCGTGCTGATGCCGCTGTTGCTGGCGGGCGGGCCGTCGCATCTGATCCTGGAGGGTGGCACGCACAACATGATGGCCCCGCCGTTCGAGTTCATCGCCAATGCGTTCCTGCCGGTGATCCGGCGGATGGGCGCGCGGGTCGAGATGCGGCTTGTCCGGCACGGCTTTTATCCGCGCGGCGGGGGGCGGATCGAGGTTGATATCTACCCAGCCCCGCTGGTCCCGATCGATTGCCTGGACCGGGGGGCGCTGCTGCGCGTGTCGGGGGCCGCGCTGTTCGCCGGGCTGCCCGCCGATATTGCGGCGCGCGAGCTGGCCACGGCGCGCAAGCTGTTGCCCGACTGGCCGGAGGACGCCTTTGCGCTGCGCCAGCTTCCCGAAGCGTGCGGGCCGGGCAACATCCTGTTGCTGGAGGCGGCGTTCGAGCATGGCGCCGAGGTGGTGGCCGGGTTCGGGCGGCTGGGCGTGTCTGCCGAATCGCTTGCCCGCACGGCGGCGCAGCGGATGGCGGGGTTTCTGGCCAGCGATGCCTTTGCCGGGCCGTATCTGGCCGATCAGCTGCTGCTGCCCTTTGCCTTGGCGGGTTCGGGGACGTTCACCACGGTGAAGCCCAGCCAGCACAGCCTGACCGCGGCGGATGTGATCGGGCGGTTCCTGCCGGTGCGCCCGCAGTTCGTGCAGCAGGCGGACGGCACGCATCGCATGATGCTGAACTGA
- a CDS encoding CopG family transcriptional regulator, whose protein sequence is MQTRKTRHQFYLPDALSEKLDAMAAKPGASKTAILTDALTAWFDRRAATELDQRFGIRLDRQNRIADRTEQKIDYLTEALGLFIRHQLTLTAHQPAFDAETSRLGRVRYDEFVKLVGRLLARGDSEARLTHGQSDKGLDQ, encoded by the coding sequence ATGCAGACTCGCAAGACCCGCCACCAGTTCTACCTGCCCGACGCCTTGTCGGAAAAGCTCGATGCCATGGCGGCGAAGCCCGGCGCGTCCAAGACCGCGATCCTGACCGATGCGCTGACCGCCTGGTTCGACCGGCGCGCTGCGACTGAGCTCGACCAGCGGTTCGGCATCCGGCTGGACCGGCAAAACCGGATCGCCGACCGGACCGAGCAGAAGATCGACTATCTGACCGAGGCGCTGGGGCTGTTTATCCGCCACCAGCTGACGCTGACCGCGCACCAGCCCGCCTTCGATGCGGAAACCAGCCGGCTTGGGCGAGTGCGCTATGACGAGTTTGTGAAGCTCGTCGGAAGATTGCTGGCGCGCGGCGATAGCGAGGCGCGGCTCACGCATGGGCAATCGGACAAGGGACTGGACCAGTGA
- the rtcR gene encoding RNA repair transcriptional activator RtcR, producing MKPVVVIGFLGSTLDAGKFGPGRWNKWRPTVGLTMHPDLRVDRLILIHGTAHGRLAEYVAADIASVSPETAVDLRLLDFRDPWDFEEVYGKLLDFARAEPFDPDAEDYLVHITTGTHVAQICLFLLTEARYLPGRLLQTHPVRGSPDPVGSWSAIDLDLSRYDSIATRFAAATRESTSFLKSGIATQSAAFNRMIDEIERVALRSRAPILLMGPTGAGKSQLARRIYELKRLKHQIAGTFVEVNCATLKGDGAMSALFGHRKGAFTGAIADRPGLLRAADQGMLFLDEIGELGLDEQAMILRAIEDRRFLPVGSDREVGSDFQLIAGTNRDLGEAVAAGQFRDDLFARLNLWTFRLPGLADRREDVEPNLDYELDRYAEREGERIGFNKEAKARYLAFATGPDATWQGNFRDLAASVTRMATLSPRGRIDIETVDAEIVRLRRLWFGSAAPHADILVRVLGQDRVDSLDPFDRVQLAEVIQVCQRSRSLSEAGRALFSASRARRTSSNDADRLRKYLARFDLDWATLSQA from the coding sequence ATGAAGCCTGTGGTCGTGATCGGATTTCTGGGCAGCACCCTTGATGCCGGCAAGTTCGGCCCGGGTCGCTGGAACAAGTGGCGGCCGACCGTCGGCCTGACCATGCACCCGGATCTGCGGGTCGACCGGCTGATCCTGATTCACGGTACCGCCCATGGCCGGCTGGCCGAATATGTGGCGGCGGACATCGCGTCGGTATCACCGGAAACTGCCGTCGATCTGCGGCTCCTCGATTTCCGCGACCCCTGGGACTTTGAGGAGGTGTATGGAAAGCTGCTCGATTTCGCCCGCGCCGAACCGTTCGATCCGGATGCGGAGGATTATCTGGTGCACATCACCACGGGCACGCACGTCGCGCAGATCTGCCTGTTCCTACTGACCGAGGCCCGCTACCTGCCCGGCCGCCTGCTTCAGACCCATCCGGTGCGCGGATCGCCCGATCCGGTCGGCAGCTGGAGCGCCATCGACCTTGATCTGTCCCGCTATGACAGCATCGCCACGCGCTTTGCCGCCGCCACGCGCGAGAGTACGTCGTTCCTGAAATCCGGCATCGCGACCCAGAGCGCGGCGTTCAACCGCATGATCGACGAGATCGAGCGGGTGGCGTTGCGGTCAAGGGCACCGATCCTGCTGATGGGCCCGACCGGCGCGGGGAAGAGTCAGCTTGCCCGCCGCATTTATGAATTGAAGCGCCTGAAGCATCAGATTGCCGGCACCTTTGTCGAGGTGAACTGCGCGACGCTAAAGGGTGACGGCGCAATGTCCGCCCTTTTCGGCCATCGCAAGGGCGCCTTCACCGGCGCAATTGCCGACCGGCCCGGCCTTCTCCGCGCTGCTGATCAGGGGATGTTGTTCCTTGACGAGATCGGCGAGCTTGGCCTCGACGAACAGGCGATGATCCTGCGCGCGATCGAGGATCGCCGCTTCCTGCCCGTCGGCTCCGACCGGGAGGTTGGCTCCGATTTTCAGCTGATCGCCGGCACCAACCGCGATCTGGGCGAAGCGGTTGCCGCAGGCCAGTTCCGTGACGACCTGTTTGCGCGGCTCAACCTGTGGACCTTTCGCCTGCCCGGCCTTGCCGACCGGCGGGAGGATGTCGAGCCGAACCTCGACTATGAACTTGACCGGTATGCCGAGCGCGAGGGCGAACGGATCGGCTTCAACAAGGAGGCAAAGGCCCGCTACCTCGCCTTTGCCACCGGGCCGGATGCGACATGGCAGGGCAATTTCCGCGATCTTGCCGCCAGCGTCACCCGCATGGCGACGCTCAGCCCCAGGGGCCGGATCGATATCGAGACGGTGGACGCGGAGATTGTCCGGCTGCGGCGCCTGTGGTTCGGATCCGCTGCCCCCCATGCCGACATTCTCGTCCGCGTGCTGGGGCAGGACCGCGTCGATTCGCTCGACCCCTTCGACCGCGTCCAGCTGGCCGAGGTCATTCAGGTCTGCCAGCGCAGCCGCTCGCTGTCCGAGGCGGGGCGCGCCCTGTTTTCCGCATCGCGGGCACGGCGCACCTCGTCCAACGACGCCGACCGGCTGCGCAAATATCTCGCCCGCTTCGATCTCGACTGGGCAACGCTATCACAGGCATGA
- a CDS encoding RtcB family protein, which yields MTEALFDTMHVEGGVPIRMWTRGVSVEDGARRQLAAAARMPFVFKHVAAMPDVHVGIGATVGSVIPTRGAVIPAAVGVDIGCGMMAARTSLMASDLPDTLEGIRSAIERAVPHGRSLTRTKRDTGAWGDPPPAIVEAWATLAQRFQRICDKHPRLKNTNNLMHLGTLGTGNHFIELCLDEAQRVWVMLHSGSRGVGNAIGTFFIELAKQDMRKWHINLPDEDLAYFPEGTDHFDDYVEAVGWAQDFAALNRRMMMTNVIAALRSQIAKPFDAEMEAVNCHHNYVQRENHFGENVLVTRKGAVRAAKGVMGIIPGSMGAKSFIVRGLGNPDSFDSCSHGAGRVMSRTAAKKLVSLDEHIADTAGVECRKDEGVIDETPRAYKPIEAVMAAQADLVEIVHTLKQVVCVKG from the coding sequence ATGACCGAAGCACTGTTCGATACCATGCATGTCGAGGGCGGCGTGCCGATCCGGATGTGGACCCGCGGCGTTTCCGTCGAGGACGGGGCGCGGCGCCAGCTGGCGGCGGCGGCACGGATGCCGTTCGTGTTCAAGCATGTCGCGGCGATGCCCGACGTGCATGTCGGCATCGGCGCGACGGTGGGTTCGGTGATCCCGACACGCGGCGCGGTGATCCCGGCGGCGGTGGGCGTCGATATCGGCTGTGGCATGATGGCGGCGCGAACGTCGCTGATGGCCAGCGACCTGCCCGACACGCTGGAGGGCATCCGGTCGGCGATCGAGCGGGCGGTGCCGCATGGCCGGTCGCTGACGCGAACCAAGCGCGATACCGGGGCGTGGGGCGACCCGCCGCCGGCGATCGTCGAGGCATGGGCCACGCTGGCGCAGCGGTTCCAGCGGATCTGTGACAAGCATCCGCGGCTGAAGAACACCAACAACCTGATGCATCTGGGGACGCTGGGCACCGGCAACCATTTCATCGAGCTGTGCCTGGACGAGGCGCAGCGGGTGTGGGTGATGCTGCATTCCGGGTCGCGCGGCGTGGGCAATGCCATCGGCACGTTCTTCATCGAACTGGCCAAGCAGGACATGCGCAAGTGGCACATCAACCTGCCAGACGAGGATCTGGCCTATTTCCCGGAAGGGACCGACCATTTCGACGATTATGTCGAGGCGGTCGGATGGGCGCAGGACTTTGCCGCGCTGAACCGGCGCATGATGATGACCAACGTCATCGCCGCGCTGCGCAGCCAGATCGCCAAGCCGTTCGATGCGGAGATGGAAGCGGTGAATTGTCACCACAACTATGTCCAGCGGGAGAACCACTTTGGCGAGAATGTGCTGGTCACCCGCAAGGGCGCGGTGCGCGCGGCCAAGGGCGTGATGGGCATCATCCCCGGTTCGATGGGCGCCAAGTCGTTCATCGTGCGGGGGCTGGGCAACCCGGATTCGTTCGACAGCTGCTCGCACGGGGCCGGCCGGGTGATGAGCCGGACCGCCGCCAAGAAGCTGGTGTCGCTCGACGAGCACATCGCGGATACGGCGGGCGTCGAATGTCGCAAGGACGAGGGCGTGATCGATGAAACGCCCAGGGCATACAAGCCGATCGAAGCCGTGATGGCCGCGCAGGCCGATCTGGTGGAGATCGTCCACACACTGAAGCAGGTGGTGTGCGTGAAGGGGTGA
- a CDS encoding helix-turn-helix domain-containing protein: protein MTERSTHPHAGRPTTDFKPITLRIAEACRITGIGRSKLYQLIKAGEIEVIKLGTMTLVSMRSVEEMMERKKARNEVR, encoded by the coding sequence GTGACTGAGCGCAGTACCCATCCCCATGCGGGCCGCCCCACAACTGACTTTAAGCCCATTACATTAAGGATCGCGGAAGCTTGCCGGATCACCGGCATCGGTCGGTCCAAGCTCTATCAGCTGATCAAGGCCGGTGAGATCGAGGTCATCAAGCTTGGCACCATGACCTTGGTGTCGATGCGCAGCGTCGAAGAAATGATGGAGCGTAAAAAAGCTCGCAATGAGGTGCGATGA
- the rlxS gene encoding relaxase/mobilization nuclease RlxS (I built this because a sul1 chimera in AMR looks like the C-terminus.) has translation MAEDEFGLWLGRVGADRPFAHQLRKATNLAGGSARQRGRRASFDGSRIGRGSGVGRMLGTSARSGGMRTRRVVVKARFVKLAGNGTAAARAHLRYLERDGTTREGGRGLLYGPASDAVNGKAFLERGAGDRYQFRFIVAAEDGALYDDLKPLVRRWMAQVEQDLGTRLDWVAVDHFNTGHPHSHVLLRGIDDRGQDLVIAREYVSRGLAGRAAELVNLDLGPRTDREIFEARQREMVQERFTRIDRTLLASRDPDGLASPWHGNGEEQGLRAGRLQTLSRMGLATEEVGGRFRLADDLEQTLRAMGRRGDIIATVHERLRLAAPEVSPQDYAIYDPAEGKPLIGRIVAQGLGGDHHDRPYLIVAATDGRSHYVALGDRSILDATRGNEIVRIDPVVPQVREVDRVIAEVAAANGGIYSVDHHLRHDAGASERFAEAHVRRLEAIRRARGAVERLPDGSWKIAPDHLDRVLEFERGAAAARPVEIAPLATQPLEQLTRHNGVTWLDEQCVAKEPETLERGFGAQVRQALAVRRQWLVEQGLAWSDGATITYQPNLIATLRQRELQQVAGQLSREMGLEYTPHQGGTVEGIYRKAVQVGTERFAVIEKSREFTLVPWRPVLEQQIGRPVSGIDRGGAISWTFGRQRSGPTIGGV, from the coding sequence ATGGCGGAGGATGAGTTCGGGCTTTGGCTGGGGCGGGTGGGCGCTGATCGCCCGTTCGCGCACCAGCTGCGCAAGGCGACCAACCTGGCGGGCGGCAGCGCCCGGCAGCGAGGTCGACGCGCCAGCTTCGACGGCAGCCGGATCGGGCGCGGCTCGGGCGTCGGCCGGATGCTTGGCACGTCCGCCCGCTCGGGCGGGATGCGCACGCGCCGGGTGGTGGTGAAGGCGCGGTTCGTGAAGCTGGCCGGCAATGGCACCGCTGCGGCCCGGGCGCATCTGCGCTATCTGGAGCGCGACGGCACGACCCGTGAGGGCGGGCGCGGGCTGCTGTACGGTCCGGCGAGCGATGCGGTGAACGGCAAGGCGTTCCTCGAGCGCGGAGCGGGCGACCGGTACCAGTTCCGGTTCATTGTCGCGGCTGAGGATGGCGCGCTCTATGACGATTTGAAGCCGCTCGTCCGGCGCTGGATGGCGCAGGTCGAGCAGGACCTTGGCACCAGGCTCGACTGGGTCGCGGTCGATCATTTCAACACCGGCCACCCCCACAGCCATGTCCTGCTGCGCGGGATCGATGATCGCGGACAGGACCTGGTCATCGCCCGCGAATATGTCAGCCGTGGCTTGGCCGGGCGCGCTGCCGAGCTGGTCAACCTCGACCTTGGCCCGCGTACCGATCGCGAGATCTTCGAGGCGCGCCAGCGCGAGATGGTGCAGGAGCGGTTCACACGGATCGACCGCACACTGCTGGCATCGCGCGACCCGGATGGACTGGCATCGCCATGGCACGGCAATGGCGAGGAGCAGGGCCTGAGGGCGGGGCGGCTGCAGACGCTCAGCCGCATGGGCCTCGCCACCGAAGAGGTCGGGGGCCGGTTCCGGCTTGCCGATGATCTCGAACAGACGTTGCGCGCCATGGGCAGGCGTGGCGACATCATCGCCACCGTGCACGAACGGCTTCGGCTTGCTGCACCGGAGGTCTCGCCCCAGGATTATGCGATCTACGATCCGGCCGAAGGCAAGCCGTTGATCGGCCGCATTGTCGCGCAGGGTCTGGGAGGCGATCATCATGACCGGCCCTATCTGATCGTCGCTGCGACCGATGGGCGCAGCCACTATGTCGCCCTTGGAGATCGATCCATTCTGGATGCAACGCGTGGCAACGAGATCGTCAGGATCGATCCGGTGGTGCCGCAGGTCCGCGAGGTTGACCGGGTCATCGCCGAGGTTGCTGCGGCAAACGGCGGCATCTACAGCGTCGACCATCACCTGCGGCATGATGCAGGCGCCAGCGAGCGCTTTGCCGAGGCACATGTCCGCAGGCTCGAGGCGATCCGGCGGGCCCGGGGCGCGGTCGAGCGGCTGCCCGATGGCAGCTGGAAGATCGCACCCGATCATCTGGATCGCGTGCTGGAGTTCGAGCGAGGGGCAGCGGCGGCCCGGCCGGTCGAGATCGCCCCGCTGGCGACCCAGCCGCTTGAGCAGCTGACCCGGCATAACGGCGTCACCTGGCTGGATGAGCAATGCGTAGCCAAGGAACCGGAGACACTGGAGCGTGGGTTCGGGGCGCAGGTACGCCAAGCGCTGGCGGTTCGCCGGCAATGGCTAGTTGAGCAGGGGCTCGCCTGGAGCGATGGCGCGACCATCACCTACCAGCCCAACCTGATCGCGACGCTGCGCCAGCGCGAGCTGCAGCAGGTCGCTGGCCAGCTCTCCAGGGAAATGGGCCTGGAATACACACCCCATCAGGGCGGCACGGTTGAGGGCATCTACCGCAAGGCCGTGCAGGTCGGGACTGAGAGGTTCGCGGTGATCGAGAAGTCGCGCGAGTTCACGCTGGTACCCTGGCGACCGGTGCTCGAGCAGCAGATCGGACGGCCGGTCTCCGGCATCGATCGCGGTGGCGCGATCAGCTGGACGTTCGGGCGCCAGCGCTCGGGACCCACCATCGGCGGGGTCTGA